The following coding sequences are from one Thermoplasmata archaeon window:
- a CDS encoding LSM domain-containing protein, whose translation MVDGPVPLLERVLQQRVTLVLKDARELSGKLLGLDEHMNLVLDDTEESTAEVTRHLGRVVLRGSNVVTLHAPQGAAAKSA comes from the coding sequence ATGGTCGACGGCCCGGTTCCGCTTCTGGAGCGGGTCCTCCAGCAGCGCGTCACGCTCGTCTTGAAGGACGCCCGCGAGCTGTCGGGCAAGCTCCTGGGGCTCGACGAACACATGAACCTCGTCCTCGACGACACCGAGGAGTCGACCGCCGAGGTGACCCGCCACTTGGGCCGGGTCGTCCTCCGCGGCTCGAACGTCGTCACCCTCCACGCTCCCCAGGGCGCCGCGGCGAAATCGGCGTGA
- a CDS encoding citrate/2-methylcitrate synthase, which translates to MASAPHVSKGLDDVVIGRSSISWVGGETGDLVYRGFDVRDIVPGVPYESVVHLLLYGAPPSADPSPEVRRELAQRRSVPPAIERVVDAIPVGLPPLDAFRTILSALGDGSYGYPPTREQGFDLIARAPVLLARYVRRSRGLAPVPPRPDLDHAANYLWMLFGTEPDARRVAALQGYLDLLADHGMNASTFTLRITISTQSDLMSAATGALGTLKGPVHGGAPSRVSSMLDAIRTPDRADAWIAQELAAGRVLYGFGHRAYKTDDPRGLVLHRIARDIADPHRLQLAEAVERSALAALRAAKPNARLFTNVEYYSAVVLEGIGLPPELFTPTFAVARTAGWTAHALEQASDNRLMRPDVEYVGPPKGSKWPRPLPGH; encoded by the coding sequence ATGGCAAGCGCCCCCCACGTCTCGAAGGGTCTCGACGACGTGGTGATCGGCCGCTCCTCGATCAGCTGGGTCGGGGGGGAAACTGGCGACCTCGTCTATCGGGGCTTTGACGTGCGGGATATCGTCCCGGGCGTCCCCTACGAATCGGTCGTCCACCTGCTCCTCTACGGCGCCCCCCCGTCCGCTGACCCCTCTCCCGAAGTTCGGCGCGAGCTCGCCCAGCGGCGCAGCGTCCCGCCGGCGATCGAACGCGTGGTCGACGCGATCCCGGTCGGGCTGCCGCCGTTGGACGCCTTCCGCACGATCCTCTCCGCGCTCGGCGACGGGTCGTACGGCTACCCGCCGACCCGCGAGCAGGGATTCGACCTGATCGCGCGCGCTCCCGTGCTCCTCGCCCGGTACGTGCGTCGCTCGCGGGGTCTCGCTCCGGTACCGCCCCGGCCGGACCTCGACCACGCGGCGAACTACCTGTGGATGCTGTTCGGGACCGAGCCCGACGCCCGGAGGGTCGCCGCCCTGCAGGGCTACCTCGACCTGCTCGCCGACCACGGGATGAACGCGTCCACGTTCACGCTGCGGATCACGATCTCGACCCAGTCGGACCTCATGAGTGCGGCGACCGGTGCTCTCGGGACGCTCAAGGGCCCGGTCCACGGCGGTGCGCCGAGCCGGGTCTCCTCGATGCTGGACGCGATTCGGACCCCCGACCGCGCGGACGCGTGGATCGCCCAGGAACTGGCGGCGGGCCGGGTGCTCTACGGGTTCGGCCACCGCGCGTACAAGACGGACGACCCGCGCGGCCTCGTCCTCCACCGGATCGCGCGGGACATCGCGGACCCGCATCGGCTCCAGCTCGCCGAGGCGGTGGAGCGCTCGGCGCTCGCCGCGCTGCGCGCCGCGAAACCGAACGCCCGGCTCTTCACGAACGTCGAGTACTACAGCGCGGTCGTGCTGGAGGGGATCGGGCTCCCGCCCGAACTGTTCACTCCCACATTCGCGGTGGCGCGCACGGCCGGCTGGACCGCGCACGCGCTCGAGCAGGCGTCGGACAACCGACTGATGCGACCCGACGTCGAGTACGTCGGTCCACCGAAAGGGTCGAAGTGGCCTCGGCCCCTGCCGGGCCACTGA
- the dnaK gene encoding molecular chaperone DnaK, whose product MSKIIGIDLGTSNSAAAMLEGGRPAIIPSAEGTTTGGGKAFPSYVAFTKDGQLIVGEPARRQAISNPEGTVTAFKRKMGTDYKYKLHGKEYTPQQLSAFLLQKIKRDAEAFLGEKVEKAVITVPAYFNDNQRQATKDAGAIAGLDVVRIINEPTAASLAYGLDKAGKNQKILVFDLGGGTLDVTIMDFGDGVFEVLSTSGDTQLGGTDMDVATTEWIAGEFQKESGVDIRKDKMAMQRVRDAAEKAKIELSSTLETQINLPFLTATNEGPKHLALTLSRAKLEELVRPIVDRCRKPVEQAIADAKIKKDEIGRIVLVGGPTRMPLVQKFLEGAVGRPIERGVDPMECVAMGAAIQGGVLAGEVKDVLLLDVTPLSLGLETMGGVFTRLIERNTTIPTHKSQTFTTAADNQSTVEIKVFQGERPLAEDNVALGSFLLTGIPPAPRGIPQVEVSFDIDANGLLNVSAKDLASGRKQGITITASTKLSKEDVEKMVHQAEQFAEADKARADLVHAKNQAESLAYEAERVLTDSKDKIDAADAESVRSQVAALRETIGRKDATVSDLKSQTESLTKVLHGIAQKLYQSGGAGSAGATSPPPEEGAGAADAPPESPGSSGPVDADFKVVDKDASDETGEP is encoded by the coding sequence ATGTCGAAGATCATCGGAATCGACCTCGGAACGAGCAACTCGGCCGCCGCGATGCTGGAAGGCGGCCGACCCGCGATCATCCCCAGTGCCGAAGGCACCACGACGGGCGGAGGGAAGGCGTTTCCGTCGTACGTCGCGTTCACCAAGGACGGTCAGTTGATCGTCGGGGAGCCGGCGCGACGCCAGGCGATCTCCAATCCCGAAGGGACCGTCACCGCGTTCAAGCGGAAGATGGGAACCGATTACAAGTACAAGCTCCACGGCAAGGAGTACACGCCGCAGCAGCTCTCGGCGTTCCTCCTCCAGAAGATCAAGCGCGACGCGGAGGCGTTCCTCGGCGAGAAGGTCGAGAAGGCCGTCATCACCGTGCCGGCCTACTTCAACGACAACCAGCGTCAGGCGACGAAGGACGCCGGCGCGATCGCCGGCCTCGACGTCGTCCGCATCATCAACGAGCCGACCGCGGCCTCGCTCGCCTATGGGCTCGACAAGGCCGGGAAGAACCAGAAGATCCTCGTGTTCGACCTGGGCGGCGGCACGCTCGATGTGACGATCATGGACTTCGGCGACGGCGTCTTCGAGGTCCTCTCCACGAGCGGGGACACGCAGCTCGGTGGAACCGACATGGACGTCGCGACCACCGAGTGGATCGCGGGCGAGTTCCAGAAGGAGTCCGGCGTCGACATCCGCAAGGACAAGATGGCGATGCAGCGCGTGCGCGATGCCGCCGAGAAGGCGAAGATCGAGCTCTCCTCGACGCTCGAGACCCAGATCAACCTGCCGTTCCTGACGGCGACGAACGAGGGCCCGAAGCACCTCGCGCTCACGCTCAGCCGCGCGAAGCTGGAGGAGCTGGTCCGGCCGATCGTCGACCGGTGCCGCAAGCCCGTCGAACAGGCGATCGCGGACGCGAAGATCAAGAAGGACGAGATCGGGCGGATCGTCCTGGTCGGCGGTCCGACGCGGATGCCGCTCGTTCAGAAGTTCCTCGAGGGCGCGGTCGGACGGCCGATCGAACGCGGCGTCGACCCGATGGAGTGCGTCGCGATGGGCGCGGCGATCCAGGGCGGCGTCCTCGCCGGCGAGGTCAAGGACGTGCTCCTGCTCGACGTGACGCCGCTCTCGCTCGGGCTCGAGACGATGGGCGGGGTGTTCACCCGGCTCATCGAGCGGAACACGACGATCCCGACCCACAAGAGCCAGACGTTCACGACCGCGGCCGACAACCAGTCGACGGTCGAGATCAAGGTCTTCCAGGGCGAGCGACCCCTCGCGGAGGACAACGTCGCGCTCGGGAGCTTCCTGCTCACGGGCATTCCGCCCGCGCCGCGGGGGATCCCGCAGGTCGAGGTCAGCTTCGACATCGACGCGAACGGGCTGCTCAACGTCTCGGCGAAGGACTTGGCCTCCGGACGCAAGCAGGGGATCACGATCACCGCGTCCACCAAGCTCTCGAAGGAGGACGTCGAGAAGATGGTCCACCAGGCCGAGCAGTTCGCCGAGGCCGACAAGGCGCGAGCGGACCTCGTCCACGCGAAGAACCAGGCCGAGTCGCTCGCCTACGAGGCCGAGCGGGTCCTGACCGACTCGAAGGACAAGATCGACGCAGCGGACGCGGAGTCGGTGCGCAGCCAGGTCGCCGCGCTCCGCGAAACGATCGGACGGAAGGACGCCACGGTCTCCGACCTGAAGAGCCAGACCGAGTCGCTGACCAAGGTCCTCCACGGGATCGCCCAGAAGCTCTACCAGTCGGGCGGCGCGGGCTCCGCGGGGGCGACGAGCCCGCCGCCCGAGGAAGGGGCGGGAGCTGCCGACGCGCCCCCGGAGTCCCCGGGGTCGTCCGGACCGGTCGACGCCGACTTCAAGGTCGTCGACAAGGACGCTTCGGACGAGACCGGCGAGCCGTAG
- a CDS encoding HAD family hydrolase, with amino-acid sequence MAPEGPRLLLIDLDDTVFDHSLTCRAVLAELRRSHRFLRARSLDEVTTEYARLLWDTHADVALGHRDVEDARAERFLRLAAWCGEEIDGETAAAISRKYRARYLELRRPVDGAPDFLRSLRGSMRISVVTNNTLSEQTDKLAFLGLRNVVDDLVTSEEVGAQKPDPAIFRAALRRVGATTAEAVMIGDSWTSDIEGARDAGVRAIWFNRFGLPQPSRATVPEFASFRSTAKIRRLLRGSPLAD; translated from the coding sequence GTGGCGCCCGAAGGCCCCCGCCTTCTTCTCATCGACCTCGACGATACCGTCTTCGACCATTCGCTCACCTGCCGAGCCGTCCTCGCCGAACTCCGCCGCTCCCATCGGTTCCTTCGGGCCCGGTCGCTCGACGAGGTGACCACGGAGTACGCGCGTCTACTCTGGGACACGCACGCGGACGTCGCGCTCGGGCACCGGGACGTGGAGGACGCCCGGGCCGAGCGGTTCCTGCGCCTCGCGGCGTGGTGCGGAGAGGAGATCGACGGGGAGACCGCCGCGGCGATCTCCCGAAAGTACCGGGCCCGCTACCTCGAGCTTCGACGTCCGGTGGACGGTGCCCCCGACTTTCTCCGATCCCTCCGCGGCTCGATGCGGATCTCCGTCGTGACGAACAACACGCTCTCGGAACAGACCGACAAGCTCGCGTTCCTGGGGCTTCGAAACGTCGTCGACGACCTCGTGACCTCGGAAGAGGTCGGCGCGCAGAAGCCGGATCCCGCGATCTTCCGAGCTGCTCTCCGTCGGGTCGGGGCGACAACGGCGGAGGCGGTCATGATCGGGGACAGCTGGACGAGCGACATCGAGGGGGCTCGGGACGCTGGCGTGCGGGCGATATGGTTCAACCGGTTCGGTCTCCCTCAGCCGTCCCGAGCGACCGTGCCCGAGTTCGCGTCGTTCCGGTCAACGGCGAAGATCCGGCGGCTCCTCCGGGGGAGCCCGTTGGCCGACTGA
- a CDS encoding M20 family metallopeptidase — translation MPRLPEPWIPAARKTLPAMRAWRVAFHKEPELSLQEKRTRDKVVAALSELGISYQAFDGFTGVVGLIPGSSDRPVVALRADMDALPVTEETHLSYASRFSGKMHACGHDVHMSCLLGAAAILTREGRRPRGPVKLLFQPAEEEGQRGGALPMIELGCLERPKVDFVVGQHVEPNLPLGDVGWRSGPFFAAADFFRITVIGRGGHAASPHQGPDAIVVASEIVNGLQALVSRVRDPLDPVVVSVGSIHGGTRNNILPSEVVLEGTVRTFRPATRDLIDVALHRRVSAIARSLGARARIEYLRGYPTLVNEPKATHIVADALRVEFGQKHCIEVPDPVMGAEDFARYLERVPGTFLHLGVGVPDRPASLHSATFAPDERALVYGAAALAAAADGLQRSAA, via the coding sequence ATGCCCCGTCTTCCCGAGCCGTGGATTCCGGCCGCCCGCAAGACGCTGCCGGCGATGCGCGCCTGGCGGGTCGCGTTTCACAAGGAGCCGGAGCTCTCGCTGCAGGAGAAGCGAACCCGCGACAAGGTCGTCGCAGCGCTGTCGGAGCTGGGCATCTCGTACCAGGCCTTCGACGGATTCACGGGCGTGGTCGGTCTGATCCCGGGGAGCTCCGACCGTCCGGTGGTCGCGCTACGCGCGGACATGGACGCGCTGCCCGTCACCGAAGAGACCCACCTGTCCTACGCGTCGCGCTTCAGCGGTAAGATGCACGCGTGCGGCCATGACGTCCACATGTCCTGCCTCCTCGGAGCGGCAGCGATACTCACCCGAGAGGGCCGTCGCCCGCGGGGTCCGGTGAAGCTCCTGTTCCAGCCCGCGGAGGAGGAGGGGCAGCGCGGGGGTGCGCTCCCGATGATTGAACTGGGATGCCTCGAGCGGCCGAAGGTGGACTTCGTCGTCGGCCAGCACGTCGAGCCGAATCTCCCCCTGGGCGACGTCGGGTGGCGGTCCGGCCCGTTCTTCGCGGCGGCGGACTTCTTCCGGATCACCGTGATCGGGCGGGGCGGGCACGCGGCGTCACCGCATCAGGGGCCCGACGCGATCGTCGTGGCGAGCGAGATCGTGAACGGCCTGCAGGCGCTCGTGAGCCGGGTGCGGGACCCGCTCGACCCCGTCGTCGTGAGCGTGGGGTCGATCCACGGCGGCACGCGGAACAACATCCTCCCCTCGGAGGTCGTGCTGGAAGGAACGGTGCGGACCTTCCGTCCGGCGACCCGGGATCTCATCGACGTGGCGCTGCACCGCCGGGTCAGCGCGATCGCCCGGAGCCTCGGCGCACGCGCCCGGATCGAGTACCTGCGCGGATACCCCACGCTCGTGAACGAACCGAAGGCGACCCACATCGTCGCGGACGCGTTGCGCGTCGAGTTCGGACAGAAGCACTGCATCGAGGTCCCCGACCCCGTGATGGGGGCCGAGGACTTCGCCCGGTACCTGGAACGCGTACCGGGGACGTTCCTCCATCTGGGCGTGGGGGTCCCCGACCGGCCCGCATCCCTGCACAGCGCGACTTTCGCTCCGGACGAGCGGGCCCTGGTCTACGGCGCGGCAGCGCTCGCCGCGGCCGCCGACGGTCTGCAGCGGAGCGCCGCATGA
- a CDS encoding PAC2 family protein: protein MAPDQVRIYEIKRIDLEGAIVIDGFPSVGLVSSIVANYLIDTLQMDQIGIVESPSFPTVSLVRNGDPQHPVRVYAGRPPADRAGRGADKIVAFVSEFHPAPTVIHPLATAIIDWVQEQRCSLLVSPEGLVVEATPHTGRGHSPRLNDVKVYGVASTRKARELYIEPNMSPFAEGVITGIAGVLLNEGRRRGFDVLTFLAEAQSDYPDARAAAKVIETINQILLRTPLDPVPLYAEAERIEQQLLSIQRHAAERGRGDAPTQSSQPMYR, encoded by the coding sequence ATGGCGCCGGACCAGGTGCGCATCTACGAGATCAAGCGCATCGATCTCGAGGGGGCCATCGTGATTGATGGCTTCCCGTCGGTCGGTCTCGTCAGCTCGATCGTGGCGAACTATCTCATCGACACCCTGCAGATGGACCAGATCGGGATCGTCGAGTCACCGTCGTTCCCGACGGTGTCGCTCGTGCGCAACGGCGACCCCCAGCATCCGGTCCGGGTCTACGCGGGCCGACCGCCCGCAGACCGCGCGGGCCGCGGGGCGGACAAGATCGTCGCGTTCGTCTCGGAGTTCCATCCGGCGCCCACCGTCATCCACCCCCTCGCCACGGCGATCATCGACTGGGTGCAGGAGCAGCGCTGCTCGCTGCTCGTCTCCCCCGAGGGCCTCGTGGTCGAGGCGACGCCCCACACGGGCCGCGGCCATTCGCCCCGGCTCAACGACGTCAAGGTCTACGGCGTCGCGAGCACGCGCAAGGCGCGCGAACTGTACATCGAACCCAACATGAGCCCCTTCGCCGAGGGCGTCATCACCGGGATCGCCGGAGTCCTCCTGAACGAGGGCCGCCGGCGCGGGTTCGACGTGCTCACGTTCCTTGCCGAGGCGCAGTCGGATTACCCGGACGCGCGCGCGGCGGCGAAGGTGATCGAGACGATCAACCAGATCCTCTTGCGGACGCCGCTCGACCCCGTCCCGCTCTACGCCGAGGCCGAGCGGATCGAGCAGCAGCTCCTGTCGATCCAGCGCCACGCCGCCGAGCGGGGGCGCGGGGACGCGCCGACCCAGAGCTCGCAGCCGATGTACCGCTGA
- a CDS encoding helix-turn-helix domain-containing protein, whose translation MEAEIREKIAGEVVLSPHPGRTLRKWREDFSISQRDLARHLQTVPSVISDYESERRVSPGAAFIRRYVDALLAVDADHGGKVGQRLGLRPHSDGILGMREFTVAIPLKALADRLQARAVSRVDLFRDIHGFTVLDAPRAILSIDASRFVEVYGWTTQRALIFSNVKYGRSPMVAIRAHPLKPAAVVFANPGRVDPLAVRLSEVENIPLLTTSLAAPAVLERLEEL comes from the coding sequence GTGGAGGCGGAGATCCGCGAGAAGATCGCCGGCGAGGTCGTCCTCTCGCCGCACCCGGGCCGGACCCTGCGCAAGTGGCGCGAGGACTTCTCGATCTCCCAGCGCGACCTCGCCCGCCACCTCCAGACCGTGCCCAGCGTGATCAGCGACTACGAGTCGGAGCGCCGCGTCAGCCCGGGGGCCGCGTTCATCCGCCGCTACGTGGACGCGCTGCTCGCGGTCGACGCCGATCACGGCGGCAAGGTCGGACAGCGGCTCGGGCTGCGGCCGCACTCCGACGGCATCCTCGGCATGCGCGAGTTCACGGTCGCGATCCCCCTCAAGGCGCTCGCGGACCGTCTCCAGGCGCGGGCGGTGAGCCGCGTCGACCTGTTCCGGGACATCCACGGCTTCACGGTCCTGGACGCCCCGCGGGCGATCCTCTCCATCGACGCTTCGCGGTTCGTCGAGGTGTACGGCTGGACGACGCAGCGCGCGCTGATCTTCTCCAACGTCAAGTACGGCCGCTCTCCGATGGTCGCGATCCGCGCCCATCCGCTCAAGCCGGCCGCGGTGGTCTTCGCGAACCCCGGCCGCGTCGACCCGCTGGCGGTTCGCCTGAGCGAGGTCGAGAACATTCCGCTCCTCACGACGTCGCTCGCGGCACCGGCGGTGCTCGAACGGCTCGAGGAACTCTAG
- a CDS encoding hydroxymethylglutaryl-CoA synthase, which translates to MDAGIVSYGAYVPRYRITPAEIGRVWGSDGESMGQGLNVVRKSVPAPDEDTITISTEALRMALIRGAIDPQQIGAVYVGSESHPYAVKPTATVVAQAVGATPNLTAADFEFACKAGTAAIQTCLGLVGAGMIRYGVAIGTDTSQGAPSDALEYSASAGGAAFVIGRDHVIATVERTLSYTTDTPDFWRREGQRYPSHSGRFTGEPAYFRHETECARRLMEASGTNPKDYQHVVFHQPNGKFPQRVGKQLGFSEAQMRYGLVTPYIGNTYSAAALLGLANVLDHAGPGERILVVGYGSGAGSDAFDLRTTDELARFDRSYGRPVQYHLDHGTELSYAVYAKFRGKIHMGGS; encoded by the coding sequence ATGGACGCAGGGATTGTGAGCTACGGCGCGTACGTGCCCCGCTACCGGATCACGCCGGCGGAGATCGGCCGGGTCTGGGGATCCGACGGCGAGAGCATGGGCCAGGGGCTGAACGTCGTCCGCAAGAGCGTGCCGGCGCCGGACGAGGACACGATCACGATCTCGACCGAAGCGCTGCGGATGGCGCTCATCCGGGGCGCGATCGACCCCCAGCAAATCGGTGCGGTCTACGTCGGCTCCGAATCGCACCCGTACGCCGTCAAGCCGACGGCCACGGTCGTGGCGCAGGCGGTCGGGGCGACCCCAAACCTCACGGCGGCCGACTTCGAGTTCGCGTGCAAGGCCGGCACCGCTGCGATCCAGACCTGCCTCGGTCTGGTCGGCGCCGGGATGATCCGCTACGGGGTCGCGATCGGCACCGACACCTCGCAGGGCGCGCCGAGCGACGCGCTGGAGTACAGCGCGAGCGCGGGCGGCGCGGCCTTCGTGATCGGCCGCGACCACGTGATCGCGACCGTCGAGCGCACCCTATCCTACACCACCGATACGCCGGACTTCTGGCGACGCGAGGGGCAGCGCTACCCCAGCCACAGCGGACGGTTCACCGGCGAGCCGGCGTACTTCCGCCACGAGACCGAGTGCGCGCGCCGCCTGATGGAGGCCTCGGGTACGAACCCGAAGGACTACCAGCACGTCGTCTTCCACCAGCCGAACGGGAAGTTCCCCCAGCGGGTCGGCAAGCAGCTCGGCTTCTCGGAGGCGCAGATGCGCTACGGGCTCGTGACCCCGTACATCGGTAACACCTACAGCGCCGCGGCGCTGCTCGGCCTGGCCAACGTCCTCGACCACGCCGGGCCGGGCGAGCGGATCCTGGTCGTCGGCTACGGCTCGGGCGCGGGGTCGGACGCCTTCGACCTGCGGACGACCGACGAGCTCGCCCGCTTCGACCGCTCCTACGGCCGGCCCGTCCAGTACCACCTCGACCACGGGACCGAGCTCAGCTACGCGGTCTACGCGAAGTTCCGCGGCAAGATCCACATGGGGGGGAGCTAG
- a CDS encoding thiolase domain-containing protein, with protein sequence MREVAVLGAGMTKFGELWDRSFREIGIEAGLQALVDARLSSADLGALYLGNMASGTLIDQEHIAPLILDYSGLGGRHLPGVRVEAGGASGALAFHQGYLAVASGLYDFVVVGGAEKLTDVPDATGNQITSSAADHEWEVVFGATLPALWALIARRHMHQYGTTREQLARVPVQAHEMGSRNPNAHYRNKITLDQVLGAGPVAEPLGVFDCAPLSDGAAAVVLGPLELAQRYTDTPLRVAGCQVACDSLAVQHRRDPTTLDSTVVAARRAFEQARRAPADVDVAEIHDAYSISALVSLEDLGFCEKGEAGPQFEAGRFAPGGALPVNMSGGLKAQGRPFGAVGVAQIVELVRQLRGTAKERQVPDAEIGLAQDVGGTGATSVVTLLERAS encoded by the coding sequence GTGCGCGAGGTCGCCGTCCTCGGCGCCGGCATGACGAAGTTCGGCGAGCTGTGGGACCGCTCGTTCCGCGAGATCGGAATCGAGGCCGGGCTCCAGGCGCTCGTGGACGCGCGGCTCTCCTCCGCCGACCTCGGGGCCCTCTACCTCGGCAACATGGCCTCGGGCACGCTCATCGACCAGGAGCACATCGCCCCGCTGATCCTCGACTACTCCGGGCTCGGGGGTCGCCACCTGCCCGGCGTGCGCGTCGAGGCCGGCGGCGCCTCGGGCGCGCTCGCCTTCCACCAGGGCTACCTCGCGGTGGCGAGCGGGCTCTACGACTTCGTGGTCGTCGGGGGGGCCGAAAAGCTCACCGACGTCCCCGACGCCACCGGCAACCAGATCACGAGCTCCGCCGCCGACCACGAATGGGAGGTCGTCTTCGGCGCTACCCTCCCGGCACTGTGGGCGCTGATCGCCCGGCGCCACATGCACCAGTACGGCACGACACGCGAGCAGCTCGCGCGCGTTCCGGTGCAGGCGCACGAGATGGGCTCGCGCAACCCCAACGCCCACTACCGCAACAAGATCACGCTCGATCAGGTCCTCGGGGCGGGGCCGGTCGCCGAGCCGCTGGGGGTCTTCGACTGCGCGCCGCTCTCGGACGGCGCGGCGGCGGTCGTCCTCGGGCCGCTCGAGCTTGCCCAGCGCTACACCGACACCCCGCTGCGGGTAGCGGGCTGCCAGGTCGCCTGCGACTCCCTCGCGGTCCAGCACCGCCGGGACCCGACCACGCTGGACTCGACCGTCGTCGCCGCCCGGCGAGCGTTCGAGCAGGCGCGGCGGGCGCCGGCCGACGTCGACGTCGCTGAGATCCACGACGCCTACTCGATCAGCGCGCTCGTATCGCTCGAGGACCTCGGCTTCTGCGAGAAGGGCGAGGCCGGCCCGCAGTTCGAGGCCGGGCGCTTCGCCCCGGGCGGGGCGCTGCCGGTGAACATGTCCGGCGGGTTGAAGGCCCAGGGCCGGCCGTTCGGCGCGGTCGGGGTCGCCCAGATCGTCGAGCTCGTCCGGCAGCTGCGCGGCACGGCGAAGGAGCGCCAGGTGCCCGACGCCGAGATCGGCCTCGCTCAGGACGTCGGCGGCACCGGCGCGACCAGCGTCGTCACGCTGCTCGAACGGGCGAGCTAG
- a CDS encoding Zn-ribbon domain-containing OB-fold protein — MSIARFWRETPRRYNLGGSKCTMCGTAYFPPRLVCPTCAHHRESIEKMVPFQLSGDGEVLSFTIVHDPAEGFEMQVPYVVALVKTVEGPVLTGQIVDIEPENARIGLKVRATFRKLREEGKAGVIHYGYKFAPAEEVPDRRPEGRSAQAPAVRPVESDRASA, encoded by the coding sequence ATGTCGATCGCACGCTTCTGGCGCGAAACGCCCCGCCGCTACAACCTGGGCGGCTCGAAGTGCACGATGTGCGGCACCGCCTACTTCCCGCCGCGTCTCGTGTGTCCGACCTGCGCCCACCACCGCGAGTCGATCGAGAAGATGGTGCCGTTCCAGCTGTCGGGCGACGGCGAGGTGCTGTCGTTCACGATCGTCCACGACCCGGCCGAGGGCTTCGAGATGCAGGTGCCCTACGTCGTCGCGCTCGTGAAGACCGTGGAGGGGCCGGTGCTGACCGGACAGATCGTCGACATCGAGCCGGAGAACGCGCGCATCGGCCTCAAGGTCCGGGCGACGTTCCGCAAGCTGCGCGAGGAGGGCAAGGCCGGCGTGATCCACTACGGCTACAAGTTCGCCCCGGCCGAGGAGGTCCCGGATCGGCGGCCCGAGGGGCGGTCCGCCCAGGCCCCGGCCGTGCGGCCCGTGGAGTCCGACCGGGCGTCCGCGTGA
- a CDS encoding glycosyltransferase, with protein sequence MRSRMEIAFYTDSYVPMQDGVAVVSAGLARALRRLGHGVRVFAPNPVVGRPTEEGEEDGIPVTRVRSLPVPLYGQYRWPLNPLALIREHRGAADADLLHLHTPGGIGSAGFLAARRFDRPLVGTFHTNLKEMRESVPQKFLVPTFFRIAWWYNLGTYWRCDVATAPSRAAREALEEAVRKPFRRPVEVVPNGVDVDRFRPGLSVPDWRERCGLPRDPLVTYLGRLTVDKGVHRFLDALAAAAGATDLVGVVGGAGPEAGAVRDRIRADPRLAGRVRYVGPVAEVEKPSLLSQTDLFVLPSTSDTSSIALLEAMASGVAVVAPAAGGAAEVVADGVTGRRVPVLEAGALSAAVRDLLDDPARREAMGRAAAEEVRRTASLDTMARRFISLYELAIAARGRGERRSAVRA encoded by the coding sequence ATGCGGTCGCGGATGGAGATCGCCTTCTACACCGACTCCTACGTCCCGATGCAGGACGGGGTCGCGGTCGTGAGCGCCGGCCTCGCCCGCGCGCTTCGGCGGCTCGGTCACGGCGTGCGGGTGTTCGCCCCCAATCCGGTCGTCGGGCGTCCGACCGAGGAGGGCGAGGAGGACGGGATCCCGGTGACGCGGGTCCGATCGCTGCCGGTACCGCTCTACGGCCAGTACCGCTGGCCGCTGAACCCGCTCGCCCTGATCCGCGAGCACCGCGGCGCCGCCGACGCCGACCTCCTCCACCTGCACACGCCCGGCGGGATCGGCAGCGCCGGTTTCCTCGCCGCCCGGCGGTTCGATCGGCCGCTGGTCGGCACGTTCCACACGAACCTGAAGGAGATGCGCGAGAGCGTCCCGCAGAAGTTCCTCGTGCCGACCTTCTTCCGGATCGCCTGGTGGTACAACCTCGGGACGTACTGGCGCTGCGACGTTGCGACCGCCCCGAGCCGCGCCGCGCGCGAGGCGCTCGAGGAGGCCGTCCGCAAGCCGTTCCGCCGGCCGGTCGAGGTGGTGCCGAACGGCGTCGACGTCGACCGGTTCCGGCCGGGCCTGTCGGTCCCCGACTGGCGCGAGCGCTGCGGGCTCCCGCGCGATCCCCTCGTCACCTACCTCGGACGCCTGACCGTCGACAAGGGGGTCCACCGGTTCCTGGACGCGCTCGCAGCGGCGGCCGGCGCGACCGACCTCGTGGGCGTCGTGGGAGGCGCGGGGCCGGAGGCGGGGGCGGTCCGCGATCGGATCCGCGCCGACCCCCGCCTCGCCGGCCGGGTCCGCTACGTCGGGCCGGTCGCCGAGGTGGAGAAGCCGTCGCTCCTCAGCCAGACCGACCTGTTCGTCCTCCCGTCGACCAGCGACACGTCGAGCATCGCGCTGCTCGAGGCGATGGCGTCGGGCGTCGCGGTCGTCGCCCCGGCCGCGGGCGGCGCCGCCGAGGTCGTCGCGGACGGCGTCACCGGCCGTCGCGTCCCCGTCCTGGAGGCCGGAGCCCTCTCCGCGGCGGTGCGCGATCTGCTCGACGACCCAGCCCGGCGGGAGGCGATGGGGCGCGCCGCCGCCGAGGAGGTCCGCCGGACCGCGTCGCTCGACACGATGGCCCGTCGCTTTATCTCTCTCTACGAGCTAGCAATCGCCGCGAGGGGTCGCGGTGAGCGCCGTTCCGCTGTCCGAGCTTGA